The following coding sequences are from one Elusimicrobium minutum Pei191 window:
- a CDS encoding glycoside hydrolase family 3 N-terminal domain-containing protein: MPMNPARIVHPGFWFGKTDIEDARKWAKMGVGGFCVYGGTREEIETFCKEMRGLSPYAEIFISADYEDGLGRWIKGAELLPSNMAIGASGEEELAMKKGLITARQARSIGINWIFAPVVDLASDPENPIVNTRAFGKDPMLVTRLAMAFMSGLSQGGTLNTLKHFPGHGDTSKDSHLELPFISKSFDKLFDSDLVPYKTLLKFADSIMVGHLLIPAIDDENPSSLSEKTIRGILRQKLNYKGCVVTDALLMKAIGDQKEAALKALKAGADILLAPSDPYEIIDYLNQLIKEDYTWKEHFINAVATQEILLTKNRKVEIRTPEYAFFKSSYSMDAAPRCITEFGEENVLKKENSLSYMEIDCKSDFESTPFAKQLKANGFKLAPYTGGECKNLLIVSFSGYASFKGFANFTKEQKKTVENALTKAKNSAFVSFGSPFVHSDFKTKAQYHLLAYCANEDFQIFCADALCGKAKVTGKAPIEI, translated from the coding sequence TTGCGTCTACGGTGGAACCAGAGAAGAGATTGAGACATTTTGTAAAGAAATGAGGGGCCTTTCCCCTTACGCGGAAATTTTTATTTCAGCCGATTATGAAGACGGCCTTGGAAGGTGGATAAAAGGGGCCGAGCTTTTGCCTTCTAACATGGCTATAGGCGCCTCCGGAGAGGAGGAACTTGCCATGAAAAAAGGGTTAATCACCGCCAGGCAGGCAAGAAGCATCGGAATTAACTGGATTTTTGCCCCTGTGGTTGATTTAGCTTCGGACCCGGAAAACCCTATAGTAAATACCCGCGCTTTCGGAAAAGACCCTATGCTTGTGACGCGTTTGGCCATGGCTTTTATGTCAGGATTATCGCAAGGCGGAACTTTAAATACTTTAAAACATTTTCCCGGACACGGGGACACGTCAAAAGATTCTCACTTAGAACTACCTTTTATCAGCAAATCTTTTGACAAGCTTTTTGATTCCGATTTAGTTCCCTATAAAACATTGTTAAAGTTTGCTGACTCAATTATGGTTGGACATCTTCTTATCCCAGCCATAGACGATGAAAACCCGTCTTCTTTATCGGAAAAAACAATACGCGGAATTTTAAGGCAAAAACTTAATTATAAAGGATGTGTTGTTACCGACGCTCTTTTAATGAAAGCCATCGGCGACCAAAAAGAAGCCGCTTTAAAAGCTTTAAAAGCGGGCGCGGATATCTTGCTTGCACCTTCAGACCCTTATGAAATAATAGATTATTTAAACCAGTTAATTAAAGAAGATTACACCTGGAAAGAACATTTTATCAACGCAGTGGCCACGCAAGAAATTCTGCTTACAAAAAACCGGAAAGTGGAAATAAGAACTCCGGAATATGCGTTTTTTAAATCTTCTTATTCAATGGACGCGGCGCCTAGATGTATAACAGAGTTCGGAGAAGAGAATGTTTTAAAAAAAGAAAATTCTTTGTCTTATATGGAAATAGATTGTAAAAGCGATTTTGAAAGCACTCCTTTTGCCAAACAGCTTAAAGCTAACGGTTTTAAACTGGCCCCTTATACAGGCGGGGAATGTAAAAATTTGCTTATAGTTTCTTTCTCCGGCTACGCTTCTTTTAAAGGCTTTGCTAATTTTACAAAAGAGCAAAAGAAAACAGTGGAAAACGCCTTAACAAAAGCCAAGAACAGCGCTTTTGTTTCCTTCGGCAGCCCTTTTGTGCACAGTGATTTTAAAACAAAAGCACAGTACCATTTGCTTGCGTACTGTGCTAATGAGGACTTTCAAATTTTTTGCGCCGACGCGCTTTGCGGTAAAGCCAAAGTTACTGGCAAAGCTCCTATTGAAATTTAG